A genome region from Pseudanabaena sp. Chao 1811 includes the following:
- a CDS encoding branched-chain amino acid transaminase: MTSQYAYIRGTFVPLEDATISVRTHAFLYGTAVFEGIKAYWLPEENRMAAFRLKEHYQRLIQSCRIIGLQHPLDVDTMISLTTELLHRNQCNSATYIRPIIYKADLRIGPILKVPHTHDDFCLFSVPMDGYLDTSNGIKVGVSSWRRLDDNAIPARAKVNGAYVNTALAKTDGYASGFDDVVVLTNEGHVAEGSAMNLFLVRDGKLITSSITDNILEGITRSSIIELAAKELGLETVSRTIDRTELYIADEAFFVGTATELAPITSFDHRPVGDGTIGEITKKLRDLYSKAVQGLLPDYHHWLTKV, encoded by the coding sequence ATGACCTCACAGTACGCCTATATACGTGGAACGTTTGTCCCTCTCGAAGATGCCACAATCAGTGTCCGCACCCACGCTTTTCTATATGGCACGGCTGTTTTTGAAGGGATTAAGGCGTATTGGCTACCTGAAGAAAACCGCATGGCAGCATTTCGCCTAAAAGAGCATTATCAACGCTTAATCCAAAGCTGTCGCATTATCGGTTTGCAACATCCTCTTGATGTTGACACAATGATCAGCCTTACTACCGAGTTATTACATCGCAATCAATGTAACTCAGCGACATATATCCGCCCGATTATCTACAAAGCTGACCTTCGTATTGGACCAATTCTCAAAGTTCCCCATACCCATGATGATTTCTGTTTGTTCAGTGTCCCGATGGATGGCTACCTCGATACTAGCAACGGTATTAAAGTTGGTGTGTCCTCGTGGCGGCGTTTAGATGACAATGCCATTCCTGCAAGAGCAAAAGTTAATGGTGCTTATGTAAATACTGCCCTTGCTAAGACTGATGGCTATGCTTCTGGCTTTGATGACGTTGTCGTTTTGACTAATGAAGGTCATGTTGCAGAAGGAAGTGCGATGAATCTCTTTTTGGTAAGAGATGGAAAGCTGATTACTAGTTCTATTACCGATAATATTCTCGAAGGTATTACTCGCAGTTCGATCATTGAGTTAGCCGCAAAAGAATTAGGACTAGAAACGGTATCACGCACAATCGATCGCACTGAGTTGTATATTGCCGATGAAGCATTTTTTGTTGGTACTGCGACGGAGCTTGCTCCAATCACTAGTTTTGATCATCGTCCTGTTGGCGATGGAACCATTGGTGAAATCACTAAGAAACTCCGTGATTTGTACAGTAAAGCTGTTCAAGGTCTCCTGCCCGATTATCATCACTGGCTAACTAAAGTCTAG
- the moaA gene encoding GTP 3',8-cyclase MoaA: MNNVDYLRISLIDRCNFRCTYCMPEGSEVDYIQAQESLTNTELINLLREVFIPLGFKKFRLTGGEPLLRRDLVQLVEAIADLQGVEDLSMTTNGFLLSDLAKPLYEAGLRRINISLDSLDRDVFRQITGRNLWEKVWAGILAAHEVGFDPLKLNVVVVPDVNDREILDLAALSIDRRWHIRFIEFMPIGNDNLFTHKGWVDSATLRQQISDRYGLDTGNCKGNGPADVFQIPNAKGTLGFISQMSECFCDRCNRMRLSADGLLRPCLLNESGQIDLKTALRQGKNFAELRMAVRDLLNLKEEINFKERDRGIGEQKSYFRTMSQIGG, encoded by the coding sequence GTGAACAATGTTGACTACCTTCGCATCAGTTTGATCGATCGCTGCAATTTTCGCTGCACTTACTGTATGCCAGAAGGCTCGGAAGTCGATTATATCCAAGCACAGGAAAGCCTTACCAATACTGAATTAATTAACTTGTTGCGAGAGGTATTTATTCCATTAGGGTTTAAAAAATTTCGCCTGACGGGGGGAGAGCCTTTATTGAGGCGCGATTTGGTGCAGTTAGTAGAAGCGATCGCTGATCTCCAAGGTGTGGAAGATCTGTCAATGACCACTAATGGTTTTTTATTAAGTGATTTAGCAAAACCCTTATACGAAGCAGGTTTGAGACGGATTAATATTAGTCTGGACTCCCTCGATCGCGATGTATTTCGCCAAATTACAGGACGTAACCTCTGGGAAAAGGTATGGGCGGGAATTTTGGCGGCTCATGAGGTCGGGTTCGATCCGCTAAAATTAAATGTGGTTGTTGTGCCAGATGTGAACGATCGCGAAATATTGGATTTAGCTGCCCTCAGTATTGATCGCCGTTGGCATATTCGCTTTATTGAGTTTATGCCCATTGGTAATGACAACCTGTTTACCCATAAGGGCTGGGTGGATTCGGCAACCTTGCGGCAACAAATTAGCGATCGCTATGGTTTAGATACTGGCAACTGCAAGGGCAATGGTCCCGCCGATGTGTTTCAAATCCCCAATGCCAAGGGGACTTTAGGCTTTATTAGTCAAATGTCGGAATGTTTTTGCGATCGCTGCAATCGGATGCGGCTCTCGGCGGATGGCTTATTGCGACCATGTTTATTAAATGAGTCAGGACAGATTGATCTCAAAACTGCATTGCGTCAGGGCAAAAATTTTGCCGAATTACGGATGGCAGTGCGGGATTTACTTAATTTAAAAGAGGAAATTAATTTTAAAGAACGCGATCGCGGCATTGGTGAGCAAAAAAGTTATTTTCGTACCATGTCCCAAATTGGTGGCTAA